The DNA window GATGAATAGACTGTGGATCATGTATTCTATCATTATCACATTTTGGTATTCAATAATGTCTTTTGAGTGTCTCATGATAGTACCCCTTGGGGGCCTTCCCCTggcgtcgaacagtcgactcagaactggaACGGACAagggaatccgactgtttaattaaaacaaagcattgcgatgaTTTGTAGTAGTGCGTCAGGTTGACagccggcacttattataaCTAGCCAttacccgtcaatctttttgcatggatcctcgtgCTTGTCCTTGCTGGAATCTCAATGtggctgaccccattaagttgggataaggttttggatgttgttgatGATGGTATCCTATGAGTTGCTCCATATGATTTGTTGTTAGGGATAAAAAGATCAATGATCAATATTCACTCTTAAGGTATGGCTTTattccaccccaccccacccagcCATTTTTGTTCTCCTTAGCTACCTCTACGAAGGTAATTACATTCCATTGGGAAGTTGCTGGTTTCTTTGGTTTTAAACCGTACTATGACTTCACTTGTATGGAAGATTTCTGTTTTCCTAGTAAATTGTTCTTTAGCGACTGGTTACTGAAATGATTACTTGGGTATAATTTGTGTACGGAACTTTGTAATGCTTTTGTGATTTGTTATTGTTCGTAGGTTTGACATTTGTGCTTTTTCTGTATTCATTTAAATGTTGCATAGTAAAGCTGCAGTagatttacccaaaaaaaaaataaaaaatctgcaCTAGAGGCTCATAAAGCTAGTGCATTGGTTAGGTGGTTAAAACTTCTCCATCTTCCTGCTTTGGGCAAAGGCAACCGATCTTACTGATTTTTTGTGAAGGCATTCTATGAGGTCAGACCAATTAGTGCTGTCTTGAATGTAGGATGCCTCTGAACCAACTATTTTTCTACTGGCTCCTTGACCAGACACTCCCAAATTGTTCTAACTGGGTCTATGTTCTCTTTAAGTCTGATATGAAACTGTTGGCTTTGACAATTAGTTTTGattatttattctttattttgtaTTCTTAACGGTTTGTTTCTATGTAAAGATGATGAACTGCAATCAAAATGTCTTCTTATGCATTGGTTTCTTGTACATTGCACCAGGTCCTGCTGCGTAGATTTCGGATCACCCACAATCTCTCTTTGGATGGCGTTTTAGACTATTTAAACTCCAAGAAGATGACTGAAGCTGGTCCAATAGATTTGATTGATGATGACAATAGTGACGTAGAGGAAGGCATTGATAAGCAAACCCGAGGGAAGATGGGTTATGACTTGCCTGGGTCCATGCCAAACCGTGGAAGGCCTGTAATTCGGACAAAATGCTTGAGGATAGCACCAACTGGCAGGTGTTGGGCAGCTGCAACAACAGAGGGAGTCTTGGTGTATTCAATAGATGAATCCTTTATATTTGATCCGACTGATCTTGACATGGATGTTACACCGGAGGTACTCACCATTTTGTTTGCATTTGAGTCTCTATGTGTTAAGAGTGTTATTTAAATCTCAAGAAATATTTGGTTGCATCCGTGCATATATTACTTTTGGCCTTCCAGGCAAATGTTTATTTTCAGGGTCTGAGTCATTTTTTTACCATGTTGTTGCACAGGCAGTTGATGATGCTCTAGCTGAGGATCAACCTCAGAGGGCACTATTGCTCAGCCTCCGTCTGAATGAAGACACactaataaaaaaatgcattgTTTCTGTAAAGCCAGTGGATATAAAAGCTGTTGCTTTATCAATCCCTTTCAAATATTTGCAGAGGCTAATTGAGGCGTTTGCAGATCTTCTAGAAAGCTGTCCACATTTGGAGTTCATTCTTAGATGGTGTGAGGTATGTATCATTGCTTTAGTCTCTGGATCACTTGCTGTTAACATTAAGTTACACTCTGTTCATCATTCTTAATGTGTGCGACTTTAAACAAATATTGTTTTACCTTTCGGTTCTGTAGGAGCTGTGCAAAGTTCATGGTCACTCTATTCAACAGAATTCCAGAAGCCTAATTCCGGCTTTAAGATCCTTACAGAAGTCCATTACAAGATTGCATCAGGATCTGGCAGACACTTGCTCCTCTAACGAGTATTTGCTTCGATATTTATGCTCAACGGGAAGCAAAAATTGACAAATTCTTATGGAAGAGCACGCTAACAAAACTCCATAGAGCATTAACAGGATGAATTGGCACCGGGTGCCATTCAAATGCATTCGAATTTTGTAGAAATTTAGGGGCATAACTTAATTTATACCAGTGGAGGGTGTTTTTTGGCCTGTAATTTTctcctttgttttatttgtttgttaacTCCTGATTTTCTATGCTTCTTTGTTCTCCTAATTATAAAGGGATTACACTACTAGCTTCTAAGGTGAAAAAGAATGAATTTTCCATTTACCTTTGATTAGTTTTGAGAACAATCAGTACATGGTTCATGCGTTTATTGGtatgaaacaaaaacagagaagTGGCTCAAGTAAAGGCCCAAAACCTTTTAACACAAAACTGGTGGCCCCAATAAAAGCAACTCAATGGATTGAACAATCAAAGAATTGAAGAACAAAATTTCATTCCAGAAGTACAGTTACAGGCCAATTTGATGTCTAATGTGTAGGATCAAACTACCTCATTCCAGCAATCAAGTCTCGTCTCATAATTGTAGAGATTTTTCCAAAATATTTGTATTGTTATAAGCTGCCCCTCATTACTCAGTGAGTCGTTACCATAGGGACACCAAAGTAACACAACCTTCTTGATGGTTAGATATGGTCCAAACCCAAACACCCCCCAGTCAAATCCCCTTCACTAGTTGTGACGTTTGCTTCCTCTGAAGGGTTTGATTGGGGTGTGTTATTAGGGTTTGGACCAGGTCTGACTATCGACAGTTGTGTTGCGTACTGTCCCTATAGTTCCGACTCTCTGACTTGGCCCTTAGTCAGCGCTAGAGTAGAAAGATGCCCCGCCCCCAGGAGCGAATAAGAGGGCCAAAAGACCAGAAGCTGCACTGCTACCGCTGCATGACTTTCATGCGgcacaaaataaataagatgaGAAATGCCTCATAATGGAAGGCAGGCATAGGAGAGTTTGAACCGGTGGGATGGAATGGAAACTTTACATGGTGTGAGGAGGtttttacgaaaaaaaaaaaaagaagatatggGAGAATCAATAATGGAGCAGGATAAAGCAAGTATCCTTGGTAAATAAAATGGGATTAGAGTTTATTAATATACATCAATTATTATGTAAATATATACCTCCTAAAATTCTTAATCTTCCAACCCTTGTGTATTGGAAGCTTCTGATTGTGCACTCCCAATAAATACTACCCAtccaaagggaaaagaaaaaaagattgtcTGGTGGAAGAGAGTCCAACATCCATGATTCTACGAccttttttttaggtaaaacatGATTCTACGACGCAAACTTCATACCAGAATGAGCAGATAGACTCCATGGTAAAGATTCAACCTTATATGTAGAATAAGTTCTAGTTCTTCTAAGAACCCCCAACCAAAGAAACATTCACACATGGTAATCGTTTGTCTGAGATTTTTTCTCTTGCCTTTCACTTGTATAACCTCCAAATTAATGAGTTGAAAGGATGATGCTTGAACTGTAAAATCTCAACCATCATGGTTACTCAACAGCTCATGAGATTGAACACAATGCCATCCAggggaagcaaaagaaaaaaaaaaaaaaaaaaaatgcaatataaCCGTTTAACACCTCAATATTGCTACATGGCAGTATATGGGCTAGTTCATGTGATAAAGGACCATAGAAGCATCTCATTGATATGATTTCAACTTAAAATGAGTAGAGAAAGAGCTAAAGTTACAAAATATGCCATTTTGTATTTATATTCATCTATGCTTAATGGCATTTATGTAATTTTACTAGAACTTTGAATAAGAATTTGAGCAACTTTTCTTGCTTACTTTGGATTAAAATTTGGTCATTGAGATGTATGTGGGGTCCTCTATTCAGAGCGATCTGTATCGATATTGAGATTCTGATGCAAGTTCTTCCCTTTTGAATAAGATAGATTCATATCTGACCAAGGTTGACAATAAATTCTTTTGAAATTGGCTATTTGTCCCTCTATTATAGTGTTCCAGAAATGTCTGTGATCGAGTAAATAGCTCCACGAATGAATGGATTGGATCGAACTGAAACAGAAAAAAGTTGCACAATAAGTTATACGTTTCACCGCCACTTTGTGGAAAATCGTTAGGTATGAATATGTTAGATACCTTTAACTCGATTAGTAAAACCGTGGGTCCCTTTGTCGGTTTTAATTAGTTCTCCATTTTCACTAAAATCTTGACATAATAAGGCTTACTACTCCTTGATGTTTCTATAGACTCAAATTTGTATACTGCTTTTTCtctttaataatattttatttctaattaacagaaataaatagataaataaaccAATGGTCCATATAAAcaaattaattttcaatttttgaggCTCTGCCAGGGCTTGGATATGTAGGTATAGAATTGAAACCTACCCTGGCTACTTGGGTATTGCAGGGTTTACCAGTATTTTGGAGCTTTGAAGATTTGCTATTTCATTAACataaaagggagaagaaatgacGTCCATCAATAAACAATTGTTTGCAATAAATTCCATATAACATGATAGACTACCTCTTAGATCAGTGGAGATTTAACCCTCTTGTACCACCTTCTCATCAGATGGTTCTACATATTTCTTCCAGAACCAATGGTTCTGCCATAGGAACACTATCTCCTCTATGGGGACTTGCTTTGTTTCTGGCAAGAGGAAGTAAATGAAGCAGCTTATAACCATAATCGAAgatgcaaacaacaagaagaTTCCATATCGAAGGTGGCAGAGAGACACTAAGAAACACTGCAATCAGAGCTGTAAAGAATAGGTTATTGCAGAAAACTATAAGGGGTCAATCGGTTCAGTTCCAAATGATTATAGGTGGACCATAATCGAACCGAGAACCGACTTGGTTCcttatttagatactcaaaccgattcaattcggctcggttcggtttcagttcCAATTCGGTTCTAatatgcagttttaattcggtttgatATCTCGGCTTTAATTCGGTGatgaaaacggttccacttttaaaaccatgaatgcgatggaccaaaggccataatgggctcaagttataggccttatggccattgttaacttaaaaattatcttagcttgtaaatatatgatgataaattgcaaaaaacacttaccacataaaaaaaaaattagagctTGCGaaaaacactcttgaatgataagagcaattcggttcggtttcagttcGAACCGATGGTTCTGACACCCTAAACAGAAACCGATCCGAACAGaatagcatactcacatatccaaccgaatttgaaccgaataaaTTCAGTTTGATTTCGGTCCAGTTAATTCTGctcagttttggttttagtttgaaattgacacccttagaaaACTATGTTCTGCCCAAATGATCTTGTTTCCAAAGGAAAGAGCTCACTTGGTACTAACCATCCTAGAGTTCCCCATTACCAACCATAAGCAAGAACAAAGGCACAAATCATGACAACTAGGATGGCAGTGGCACCATGTGATTTAGGTAGTTGCACTCCATGTCCAAACTTGAGGCCCAGAACAATGGCCACCACCAGCTGTAGAAAATATGAAGACATGTTAGTGATGatttgcagttttttttttttttcttttgaaaatacCCTCGTGGGTTTTAGTTAATTTTGTTGCTGCTACCTGGGAGTTGGAAATTTGCTGTTATTCGGGTTCGTTGCTAAAGAAATGGAATAGTTCACTTTCCCTATGGGTTCACATTTACCCTCCTAGATAtttgtattttccaaaatatccttTGAGATTCTAGTTCTTTGGCTGCAATTTAGGTATAAGTATTGGAAGCTCCTGATTGTCGTTttaaatcctctgcaattcttCATCATGCGATTGCCCAGATCTGGAGGGAGGTGATGGTGCTATCCAGATCGATTTAAATCCAATTAAATCATATCGAACCGAGTTGtaacaacccaacccaacccatacATAAGCGTTTGAAATGAGAAACCTAACTttactcttcttctctctctggtCTCGCCTTCTTCGCTTCCCACTCTTATAAGAAAATTGCCCAGATTTATTGTTTTGCAGACACCTCAATAGAATTACCATGGCAGCCATGTACCTAAGCAAGAATTCATTCTTCACTGTTTCCAAGGCCTTCTTCCCTCGAAACCCTTCTCTTCCTTGTAGATTAGCTTCAACTCCTAAGGTCTTGAGGGtttctttcatctcttctgCTTCCAAATACTCTGTGATAAATAATTAAAGACTTATTTTTGTTAGgacttttatgtgggcttaactgatattaattaatccattgggcccaagcagttatagacccactctaattaggaaactcctagctctttccattgtgggAGTGGAATAGGATTTTAGGGATTCtgttataaatagaatactgatggtTCCTACAGccattacttaatgccttattggttttgagaGCATTgttttctcacaagagcaagtgcacacaaagagaggaagccctagagtaagaggctgtaAAGAGAGGAAATCCTAGAGTAAGAAGCTGCAGAAAATCTCAGTAAagggactccacttgcgtagttcttCATTGTTATCTTTATGGGAGTAATCTTCAATCACATTTGATAGAGGTTTGTGATCCATGTTCAtggggcttctaaacttacacacaggtacttctctattcccattgattatcatagaTATGACAAATTTGTAtgattatgtattttaagatctataAGGGAGTAatttattgatcttggtttagggactatacccatgtttaatattttatgattggtttatgactattgtattctaaatactatGAGGTTATTCATATAATTCTATAGTAAAGAAtctctaacaattggtatcagagccaaccctATAATGCTAGAAtcaagaaaattattttttaaaattttttttatggggtTTGGGTTCCAATTTATGGAAATCGTCATTTTAACATCATTTAAAGGCCTCATGTGAAAAAggttttcttcacaaaagttgtagaggaCAAGAAGACGATTGTGGTGATATGCCACATGTCATCGGAATCGTCTGGATGCACCCACATGTGCCATCAGAAATCGACAACCGGaggaaagagaattttttttaaaaaagcgGTGAGTCATCACCAAGTCAACTCGGTAGGTTTTTCGAGTTAACCCGGTGATGCAGTGAGTCAAGCCTTGACCCAACTCTATTTGACCTGGTCAAATGTTGATCGGATCTATGATCGTTGATCGAGCTGTTAACTACCCGACCTGAAAACCCAAATTTTTATCCGGATACCAGACCTAAAAACTCTGGTTTTGACCCGAAATATGACTCAAGACTGATATGACCGAATCGGGTTAGGCCGCTTGGGCCAAACCATCTGGTTTAATCAGACCGAACAGGTTGGTTTGGGCAAATCATAATTGAttttaacccatttttcttgcaacttcaaatggttcGTATAGGTGAATGGTGATGAAattttcaccctggtttttgCTTTGAATCTAGTTTTTTGTGCTTttcattttgatatattatgagcttagttttgatcaatttttatgATATGTTTTGTGAAAATTAGAAGTATAAGAGTTTTGTGATTCTTCTTCATATTTCTCTTAATcgtaagaaataaaagaaaaatcaaccCATATATTACTTACATGTCAGCATGTGAACTAATTTATTGGCTAATGATAGTCCATGTTTTTGTTTACTTATATTTTGTTCATGCTTAAATAATTTCACTTTTAAACAAGGTTGCTAATATTCATCCAAAtatgacattatcaaagaaagattaaagttaaagcaagtgaaaacagaatagggatttctcaacttAGAGGAtattgtccatccaaagatggtggTATTTTTTAAAAGTTAAAAGAAGTCTCACAGTAATAGTAGAAGCTTGAGTTGACCAATATGTTAACCCAGAGGTCAGGAATGTAGTttcggttgacactcttgaagtaattgataattgagcattgtaatgtttattttgctAATAGTGATATGCTtgttattttacatgtaaaatgatttttccttcatgtttaaataatccACACATTTAAGTTGACAAGTGTAGTTACAAGCTATTATAGTGGAAtggatggaacccaccaaagtggtaaaatctaatGTTACTACAATAGGTTtgcaactcaaaggttttgtcttatttttaaagatagaaaattattggcaggaattaggtaatgcttGCCCAAAAGCGACATTATCAAAAACAAACATAAATGAAAGTGTACTATAagcagaccttaacctagaagttgctattCATCCAAAGGTGGTAGTAATTTTTGAAATTGAAGAGCTCCCACAGTCATTGTCATGGTTAGCATTGTAATGTTGTTTTCAATTTCATTGATATTACATGTTTAAgatacacatatatatatatatacatgtctTCATTGTATGTTGGATTAATTATTTTGTGCTAAACAATTAAATGTCTTTAAATGTGGCTTGAGGATAAAGAGATTTACATGTGCCTCATGGACCTAAAtttctatactaggaaaaccaaatcaatagtttggtattatgcttttaaagcaaagatttttGCCTTAAAAAGTATTGGACAGTTGATTAATGGCAATAGGGTAGATGAGTATTCCATGGCTATAACCATAGGTTATAAGTTTATTTCATGTGTTATTTTACAATCTGATTGGACTAATTCGAATTGGTTGGATTAGATTAgtatcgattttgatcaatccaataccaagttctcaaacactgtcattgttctttgaaaacctatttaagaacattaattgataaaaatgtttggttttcttttgttttgggcttatgtgaacaagttttgGTGTATTTCATATATAAACGAATTTTTATtctaataaatggattaatttatgactggtcgaaccaagtgggTGGATAGAATATGGACCTTAAAttattttatgtggctcgaccaaTGGGAGGATACATTCAACacactaggttgctagtggaaCGATATTGTTAGTGGAAGGATAACTTCactatactaggttgctagtgggaggatgttacAAGTGAAAGGTTAACAGGTTGTTTTTAATGTAAAATaactattttattttggaaccCACTTTTTAAATGTttcaaaactaatttttttaggttttgcattggtttatcattaccatgatattataaaattatttatgactAAAGTATGTATGAAATCCATATCCATGTCATTTAGTACTTATATGTCATGCTTGAAACACTTTAAAATGAATATATATTCTAGAATTAAACTAGGTATAAATTTTCGCACATGTTACGCTGCACAGTACATTTataggaagctatgaaaggattggGTGAAATCcatcaaagtggtacattctattatttcatagttttttcaagCGCAATAAAGtttgtgacatttgcccaaaggtgatgtcacccaagttaaagaaaatacatgtataaaAAAGATTGTAGCCTAGAGGTTTCTAAGATCATAGGTGACAAAAGTAATTATATTTTCACCGTAAATTTAGATTtgcaagaggaccagtgcattcttagcccaaaggataggaatgtagttacggttgtgactcttgtgtagTTTATTTGCTAATTTGACATATTACATTTTCCAGTCtggttatttggtgtgtatatgtcatatatgagatttttaaggttacttgatctggttttagctctcagggaaccTAAATAGGTGTTGTTgatcaaagcacaactgaaggaaaataggaacaattttgttgctatattaagtttataatgattttggaaTAATTTGGAAATGATTTTGTCTTAAAAATTGTTttctgaattatttatgtacatttatgttttatttgtttgtgttgtccctGGTTGTGTAAgcaacacattaaagcatataCTTTTGTACATATATTTATCTCTAATatgaaaaacatgataggaatgagtgaaacccaccaaagtggtacattcagtttaATTATGTGTTTTCcaaggtaaatgtgacatttacccaaaggtgatgtcacccaagtttatGGATAAAGTGCTcaagtgcctttttttttttttttttttgacattggtgttattgaggttttttatATGCTTGGTTAAtgagagttttatgatctcatttaaccaaaaaTATCATGGTGGTGACAACCAAAGTTTAAATATGGtaaaagtcaaagtttaaagACAGTTTCTACTAACGTTTATTGGCAAtgcttagccaaagtaattgatAGTAAGTTAAAGTAATTGGTCGTATTTACCCAAAGTTCATTATTATAGGCAGTATTTAGCCAAAATTAATGGTAAATACAATATTTAGCTAAAGATTGTGATTTATGACGGTGTTTAGTCTAAATCTAAGGAAATGGTGGTTTATCACAAGCGGCTTGTCAAAGTTTATGattttatggtggtatttaacctaaattcATGAAAGTGGCATTTAGCCATAGGCAGTATGCAAAAGTCAGGtattaattcaaaaaaatagcAGTTTGCttaagtgttgattaatatcaaaatttactacctgtgaggttttcaaggtaagCTAATTTTTAGATCAAGAAAAGACCTATaaggaaaaatatatttcatgtgatcacagatATGATATTagttcctatatatatatatatatatatatatatgtttccaggtAATTTGaattgatagttttctattgtttgtaacattagatagttatatgccgtatattgaggtatATTTTCTACTATTATTCAACAGtaaagattattgattggatcaaagtttgtttgagtggtatTCAACCTTGGGATTATTTAGCCAGttgtcaatggaaagacatcagtatcagtgtagcccaagtgggagattgttaggacctTTATGTTGGctttaactgataccgattaaTCCATTAGATCCAAGCagttatagacccactctgattaggaaactcctaactctttccattgtgggagtggaatagggttttagaaattctattataaatagaatactgatggtCCTTGCAGCAATAAATTAATGCCTTATTGGCTTTGGGAGCACTGTTTTCTCACAAGAGTAAGTGCacaaaaaaagaggaaaccctaaagtaagaggctgcagaagatctcagtagaggGACTCCACTTGCATAGTTCTTCATTATCATCTTCATGGGACTAAtctttaaccacatgggacagaggttcatgatccaTACTCAtggggcttctaaacttacacacaagtacttctctattcccatttatggttcatgtcaagggtgtcccattgattatcatataTATGGAAAATTTATATGGTTATATGTTTTAAGATCTATAAAGGAGTAatttattgatcttggtttagggactatacccatggataatcttttatgattggtttataACTCTTGTAGTCTAAACACTATGgagttattcatatgattctatggaaaagaatccccaacaatttTCACTGCTAATTTATGtgatcaatttatttttttctattatttatagAATCGAAATACAAAAGAGATGGGAGAAAAAGGTGAAGGGCGTAGCATATCGTGTGAAGGAGAAGATGAGCGACGTGGCTGGGTCGGTGGTGCATAAATCTAAGCAAGGAAAGGAGAAGGTAACTAAGGTGGCAAAGAGCACAGGGGAAAAGGCGAAGCAGACGGTGTAAGGTGCATGGGGAGCGACGGTGGAGATGGGCCAGAGATTAAAGAGATTGTGGCTGGCAAGGAAGACGATTATTCCACCATTGATGATGAAATTGAAGATCTTAGGAAGCATGCTGGAGGTTATGGTAGgaagaatgaaaggaaataattaattggtttttaagtttttttttttcatgtttgtcGAATTAAACTGTACATATATTAGCGTTTCTCATTTCAAATGCTTGTGTATGGGTTAGGTTGGGTTATTGCAAATCGGTTCTATTCGATTTAATCGGATTTAAACTAGTCTGGAGTCCATCTTCTCCCTTTAAATCTAGGCCACATTCTGCCAGCAGTATTGCATGAGAATTGCATGATGAAGAATTGCTAAGGATTTAAATCGCCAAAGAAATTATGACC is part of the Macadamia integrifolia cultivar HAES 741 chromosome 9, SCU_Mint_v3, whole genome shotgun sequence genome and encodes:
- the LOC122089591 gene encoding periodic tryptophan protein 2-like: MNFRFQNLLGAPYRGGNAVISGNSLLISPVGNRVSVTDLIKLETVTLPCESSSNISRIAVSPDGSFLLTLDENNRCQFVNLRRRIVLHRMLFKKPVSAIKFSPDGALIAIGVGKLLQIWRSPGFRKEFFPFQLIRTFADCDASVTALDWSPDSNYVLAGSKDTAIKMSSYALVSCTLHQVLLRRFRITHNLSLDGVLDYLNSKKMTEAGPIDLIDDDNSDVEEGIDKQTRGKMGYDLPGSMPNRGRPVIRTKCLRIAPTGRCWAAATTEGVLVYSIDESFIFDPTDLDMDVTPEAVDDALAEDQPQRALLLSLRLNEDTLIKKCIVSVKPVDIKAVALSIPFKYLQRLIEAFADLLESCPHLEFILRWCEELCKVHGHSIQQNSRSLIPALRSLQKSITRLHQDLADTCSSNEYLLRYLCSTGSKN